In one Heteronotia binoei isolate CCM8104 ecotype False Entrance Well chromosome 1, APGP_CSIRO_Hbin_v1, whole genome shotgun sequence genomic region, the following are encoded:
- the MYCN gene encoding N-myc proto-oncogene protein, producing MPGMVSKNPDLEFDSLQPCFYPDEDDFYLCGPDSAPPGEDIWKKFELLPTPPLSPSPAGLQENPPGGAPLAWGAVALGGFRTNDSLDWASELLLLPPEADLWGSTDGVDSFDTGLGESSNLNAIIIQDCMWSGFSAREKLERAVHEKLQSKGGATAAPATAGSAATASATPNASTANNSSSQGELNNSVSEYVDPAVVFPFPINKRELGAAAPASAAGGVAGIRVNVTGNGGAVQGTVGPPSRSGRHPSVASDSRANSSSGDDTLSDSDDDEEEEDEEEEIDVVTVEKRRSSSNKPVTTLTITVRSKNMSPLASVRTQPNEVILKRCAPIHQQHNYAAPSPYMESEDVPPQKKLKSEAPRPVKPMTQPKPKSLSPRNSDSEDSERRRNHNILERQRRNDLRSSFLTLRDHVPELVKNEKAAKVVILKKATEYVHSLQAEEHKLLLEKEKLQVRQQQLIKKLEHMQTC from the exons ATGCCCGGGATGGTCAGTAAAAACCCAGACCTCGAATTTGACTCCTTGCAGCCTTGCTTCTATCCGGACGAAGACGATTTTTATTTGTGTGGTCCGGATTCTGCTCCCCCAGGGGAGGACATCTGGAAAAAGTTTGAGCTGCTGCCTACACCTCCCCTGTCTCCGAGTCCAGCAGGTCTGCAAGAGAACCCTCCGGGAGGGGCCCCCTTAGCATGGGGAGCAGTGGCTCTAGGGGGGTTCCGAACCAACGACTCTCTGGACTGGGCTTCGGaattgctgctgctgcccccggAAGCTGACTTGTGGGGCAGCACAGACGGAGTAGATTCCTTTGACACGGGCTTAGGAGAAAGCAGCAACCTCAACGCCATCATTATCCAGGACTGTATGTGGAGTGGCTTCTCAGCCCGGGAGAAACTAGAAAGGGCAGTCCATGAGAAGCTGCAGAGCAAGGGAGGGGCGACTGCAGCTCCTGCTACAGCTGGCTCTGCCGCCACTGCCTCAGCCACCCCCAACGCCAGCACTGcaaacaacagcagcagccagGGAGAGCTGAACAACTCGGTCTCAGAGTACGTAGACCCAGCGGTGGTTTTCCCTTTCCCCATTAACAAGAGAGAGCTGGGGGCTGCCGCTCCCGCCTCAGCTGCAGGGGGAGTGGCCGGCATCCGGGTGAACGTGACCGGCAACGGAGGGGCCGTGCAAGGGACAGTGGGCCCCCCTTCGCGCAGCGGACGCCACCCCAGTGTGGCCAGCGACAGCCGTGCCAACAGCAGTTCAGGGGACGACACTTTGAGCGATTCTG ATGATGACGAGGaagaagaggatgaggaagaagaaatCGATGTGGTAACAGTGGAAAAGAGGCGCTCCTCTTCCAACAAACCTGTTACTACCCTGACTATCACAGTTCGCTCTAAAAACATGAGCCCCTTGGCCTCTGTGAGAACTCAACCAAATGAAGTCATCCTTAAGCGCTGTGCCCCCATTCATCAGCAACACAACTATGCTGCACCTTCTCCATACATGGAAAGCGAAGatgtgccaccacagaaaaagctAAAAAGTGAAGCACCCCGTCCAGTAAAACCCATGACCCAACCAAAGCCGAAGAGTTTGAGTCCTCGAAACTCAGACTCAGAAGACAGCGAGCGTCGACGTAACCACAACATCCTGGAACGCCAGCGACGTAATGACCTGAGGTCAAGTTTCCTCACATTAAGGGACCATGTGCCAGAACTGGTGAAAAATGAGAAAGCGGCAAAAGTTGTCATTTTGAAAAAAGCCACTGAGTATGTCCATTCCTTACAGGCTGAGGAGCACAAGTTATTGCTGGAAAAGGAAAAACTTCAAGTCCGGCAACAGCAGTTGATAAAAAAATTAGAACACATGCAGACTTGctaa